In Castor canadensis chromosome 6, mCasCan1.hap1v2, whole genome shotgun sequence, the genomic window AGGGTTATGAGCCTTGGTTCTAGTGTCCAGGATGAGGTGGCCACTCTCCTTTGTGCCAAAGTCTTACTTCACGATAGGGGTGCATGAGATTGGAGCTTTGttagtacctactatgtgctgaCATAATGCAGGTGGCCTTCATCCGTCATGCATTTAAGCTTCACAGCCTCTCCTGCTACTGGCCAGTGATGAATAACCATAGGAAACATTTTGACAGCACCATGGGAGCCAGTTTGTAGCCTAAGCTCATAGTAGAATTATTCTATTTGACCCACCTCATAATGATGAGATAGGTATTATTATCACTTACATATTAGAGgggaggaaacagaggcacagtgACATCAAGCAACTTTCTCAAGGCCACAGAGTAGAAACAGACTTTCTGGATGTGTGTGCTGTGTAGACACCAGACCCACAGTTTTAAGCTCCTTCTACAAGATGAGAATGTGGACATGAGCAAATTTCCCTGGAGTCTGCATGGGATACCACAGAGCTGCCCTTGTGCTTTTCTCCCCTTTGTTTGAAGCTGCTCATGTCCACACAAACCCTCATGAAAGGGGTCCTGAGGGACACCCCAATCCACAAGGAGTCCCATAGTCCTCTGCAGGTGACTGTCTGGGCTAGCGAGAACTCTCACTACCTTAGACATCCTGAGCTCCCATTCCTGGGCTTGCTGGAGTTGTCCAGGAGATTAATGTGAGTAATTAGCATGGCTTATCTGTGGGAATGAGCCTCACCTTCACCCCATCTTGACCTACTCATTGTGCACTCCCCAAACACATTCTCACTTCTTCCTTGGTTATCTTTGCCTGCATTATCCTGTCACCCTCAGCACACCTCCACCTCTTTGTGCagttttgcttttgtgtatacGTCACTGCTGTGCCACAGAGAAACAACACATTCGACCTTCTTCTCACATCCCACTTGGCTCCTGTCTGATTACACAGGTGAATACGTGCAAGagagtgtgtacatgtgcatagGAGtgctgtgtgtgtatgcacaagtGCGCACATGCACGAGTGTGTGTATTGAGTATATTTGtcctaagtgtgtgtgtatgagtgtattTGATTAAGTAAGCCCACAATGGTGAACATACATGCAtctgtgtgcatacatgtgtgttcATGCATGTGAGCTTGAGTATATATGACAGGGTGAGAACACTTCCACAATGACTTCCCTTCTGGTTCCCTTATCCAAGCCCTGGACTTGAACAAGCCATAGTCTTTCCTGGCCGCAAGACACAGGACTGTGACCCAACTGTCTAACTCAGAGGACCCTTTCATCACCCACCTGCACAGATAAGCACCAGGGCTGATGTAAGCTCAGGCAGGACATTGCTTCAGGATTCTCCACCCCTTGCCCACATACTGGGAATCCCATAGGGTCCACACTGAAGGTAGAGCATCTGGAGACTTGGATTCTGGACATGAATACAACTTCTTGGCCCACATTCAGCAACTCATGCAGGTCCAGCATAGTCAGTGACCAGACACTACAGTCTGTTTAGTCAGAAGGAAAAGTGTTCGAATGGTTGGGCACAGTATAGTGGGAACAGCATGGAGGGAATAAGTTGTGACAGCATTGAGAGGTTCTCATCTATATCCATGCTTCCAAGTCTACCTTGGCATGTTCAAAGATCCACGAGAAGCTGGTATAACCTGATTAGCCCTGGTGCTATGAAGGGACTATCAGGGTCCCCAGCCCAGTCTTGGACCCAAAAGGCACTCTCCTAACTCTGTCTCCCCTGCTTAGCTATGAATGTCCCTGTGTATACTCATGTCCACATCCTGTGCCCAGGTTGGCCAGATATAGAGTAATAGACACTGCAGTGAAGTGCTGACATGTGTGGGACAGGACCTTGGCAAGGAGATTAGCAAATTCCCACCCCTGACAGTCAATGACTGAGGTGGcgtgtgggggaggagggacaatGGCATTAGACTGATGTAGGTTGTAACAGTGACCCCACCTCACTGGCCCAGCCTGCATCAGCAATCCAAGCATTCCTTAGGTTTCTGATTCACCTTTCTCTCAGAGCTTCTTTATGGATTATAAAAGAATTTCATGACATTTTCAATTAATGTTACTCCAGCGGGATTTATTTATCTAATGTTGTTGATAAAGTCTTATGACATCTACAACATTCATTTCGCAATTAATTAACTAAAACTGGTGCAGTTTAGAGAGCAAATTAAACACTTTTTCAGGCAGGGGTTAGTGAATCTAATGAATGGGCCAGTGTGTTCTAAAAGAGAAATAAGAGCACATGTCTTCCTCTAGTTGATGACTTCATGAAATGAGCCAGTGACACTGAACCTTGTCCTCATTGGTGAAAGGTGATCACAGCACCTGCCTCCAGTTCTTCAGCAATCTGAGGTTGGCAAGAGTTTTTATTCATAGACAAACACAACAAAGTGCTTCATGAtggatggttaattttatgtgacaTGCACATGGGCCACTGAGTACTGATAGTTGATCAAGCACTATTCAAAGTGTGGCTGTTTCTGAGTGATGTGAATATTTCAAAGTACTAAATGAGAAAAGCCCTTGGCCCTTTTAATAGGAGAGGGCTTTGTTAAGCAGTTCAAGGCTAGAGTAGAACTAAACCACTAAGTAACATGTAGTTCTTGTCTGACTGTATAAGTTACAGCATTGTCTTTATCCTGCTATTGCCTTGAAGAGACTTGTCAACTCTTGCTTTTGGCTCTTGAGTGAATTTTTGGACTGGATTTTGTACCATGTGCTCACCTGGGTTTCTAATTTGTTGATGGTAGATACATTTGGAACTTCTTTACCTCCATAACTACtcattcagtgtgtgtgtgtgtgtgtgtgtgtgtgtgtgtgtgtgtgtgtgtgtgtttgaatgcaCACTCTTTTGGCTCCATGTCTGGAGAATGTGATAGACATATGCCCCAAGTGACAATTGTGGTCAAGAGTACTGGCTTTGACACCTGAAGCCACGTTTTTAGCTGGAGGAAACTAGTCTACTGTGtactttcagttgaagtattcacAAATTTAGGGAGACTAGACATGAATGTATTGGGGTGTGTTTTGTCATCACTGTACTGGGGGTTGTAGCTCAGGAATCATATACAACTGCAGTGCTCAAGACACTGGGTCCAGCCACCAACTCCACACTGGGAAAGAAAGCTTAGCTGCAGAAGCATGACAAACACCCCCCATGGGAAAATAGAAAAccttaataaagaaaaatcatggcCACTGCTCCAGTATCCCTAGAAGAATATAGGAACTTGGGGTTCTCAGTGAGCAATTTCCAGTTGAGCTAACCTTCTAAACCAGGGGGTCTTTACTGTATTTCCCCTGTAGAAGATCATATTTCTGTTTGCTCAGTATATGCCTCAATGCTTACTTCACAGAACTAATTCAGCATTGCTAAATTAGAGCTAATATGCTAAATCAAGCTAACATCAATTTATTGAATGAGGCACTATTTCATTAAAGAAGAATGCTGAGCTTTCCACTTTCATTGGAACCTGAAGCATTTTCCTTTAGAGGCAGAAGGTACTTGTTTCCTCACTATACAGAGACACACtaaatgggagggggaggaccAGGCTGGACCAAGCAAAAAGaaatactctatctcaaaaataagaaatgcaaaaagggatggtggttttgctcacatggtagaagaaTTTCCAGGAATTTTCCACTATtgccaaaaaatcaatgaaatatatcGAAGGAATCTAAAACAGTGCAACACTGAATTTCATATAATCTGAAAATGGAGGAAAGTAACTATAAGTaccaaaaagcagaaaacatcaTTGTGGAGATTAGAAGTATAAGCCAGTAGTATTTGCAGGGTTGATTGCACAATCAATGACATAAAGTGAATAACAACATCACAATGCAATCAAATGttgaaaatgagaaatgcaaCGTATAGAAATTCTAATCCTGATAGAAGAAGTAGCATGAGTTTTCAGTAGACTGAAGTAAACCACAAGTTTTACTCTCATATCTAACTGCTAGAatggtttagttttatttttgatttttgtttaatataCACATGAATTTAACTTTCACAACCCTCATTGTACATAGAATGGGTTTTATTCCTGAAGCCATATAGAGTGTTTCTCTCtggccttaacaaaataatgtagcACTTGGGACCAAAGATGAAGCCTAAGATCCCTGCACTGGAGGCCAAGATGGAGAAGACCTCCACGGCCACCATGACCCTTCCCTTGGTGCTGTGGTAGACAGGGAGGAAGGTGACCCAGACACTACAGAACACCAGCATGCTGAACGTCAGGAACTTGGCTTCATTGAATGTGTCAGGAAGGTTCCTTGCTAGGAAAGCCACAGTGAAGCTCCCAAAAGCCAGGAAAATTAGGTATCCCAGGATGCAGTAAAAGGCCACAACTGATCCCTTGTTACACATGATGATGATGTGGCCGTGTTCCGAGTTTGTGTCTGTGTCAATGAAGGGTGGAGAAGTTCCAAGCCAGATTCCACAGGCAGTCAGTTGGATCAGTGTGCAGATGGGAATAAGGTAGTTAGGTGTTCTTGATACCAACAGCCACCTCATCCTTTTCCCTGGAGACGTGACATTAAATGCCAGAATCACAGTGAGAGTTTTGGCCATGACAGTGGAAGTAACCACTGTGAACACAATTCCAAATGTGATCTGCTGGAGGATGCAGGTGGCCATGCTAGGACGGCCAATGAAGAGCAAGGGACAGAGAAAGCAGAAGGTGAGGGAGATGAGCAGGATGTAGGTGAGAGCCCTGTTATTGGCCTTGACAATGGGAGTGTCTCTGTGTTtcatgaagaccacaagaacagcAGCTGTGAGTACAGAGAAGATCACAGCGATGCAGGCCAGAGCCAAACCCAAGGGATCTTCATAACCCAGAAAGGTCACAGATTTTTGGAGGCAGTGGTTTTTGTCTCGGTTTGCATATTGATGATCTGCACACTTCACACACTGATCCATGTCTGGTGATGAGTGCAGGTTACCATTAGTCAAGGTTCAGTTGACACCCCTCCCCTACAGCACAATggtaaacttttcctcttttgttgctttagttaaaaatgaattctacaCTGCAAATAATTCCAATCAAACACTCCCTGTTTTTGTTATGGTAGCACAAACAATGTTACTTTAACTTCCTTGACTTATTTGACATATTCATGACACCATTTTGGAActctgaaaaatcactaaagttATTCCTAGCTCACCAAATAAAAGCTCTATAAATTATATCATGTTTTATTCACAACCACCCCAAGTTTATTTAGAATTATGTTCCCTTTTATTATGACATAGATAATTAATAATTTCCAGAAAATAGAGGCAATCAATAACACTTTTTAACTGGGTGAAGAAGTCTCAACATCCTGTAACTCAATGTAATTTTCACCATATGCATGTTCTAGGTTAGAGTATACTTGCACTGAATCAATACATTTATTTGTAGGGTACTAAGGTCTTTCTACTATGCAGTTTGTCCTTTCATAATCCTATTTAGACCTGCACTAATTACAGTCTATTTGCCGTTATTCTACACATGTTTTGTTAATGTCAAGAGTCTTTCAAAGCAAGTATGATTTTTAGGCCTAGGGAGCATATACATTAAGATATagtaaatgtcattgtttaaaaaattcacttaCGACTTACAACTACTATGTAGAAtataatacattcatatataCTAGCCTCATATTACATCATAAGTAAATTCAATGATTAATTTCACAATTTACCTCAATTTCATGGAAAACACTACTGTACGAACATATTCATGTTATAtgttctttttctgaaaatattttatgcttgTTGCACGGGACCAAGGCtgaaatccaagctactcaggtgGTAAAGACAGGGGGGATTGcatttcaagaccagcctggggaaaaactcagatcccatgtcaacaaataagcttGGAGTGATGTTGGCACCTGTGTTCCCAATTTAGGCTGATCACACTGCAAGGCAAAAAGCATGTATCTGTCTAcaaattaactgaagcaaaaaaagactaggactatagttcaagtgatagagcacttgcctagcaagaccaaGTTTTCGAGTTTAGAGCCTGGAGTCattaatcaatcaattaatcaatCAATAAGTCAATTCGTAAACTATGTGTCCATTTCTGTTACTGAAAGTATTGTCTTGGGCTGCAGAATTTCACAAATGATGTCCTGTtacaaagtttttctttcttggtcaGCAGTCTTACTAagattttttatcatatttatttatactaGAATACCCCTTAACTTTGATTTTCCTTTGTTGTGTTAAtttactaaatatattttcttgttgtattgattctcttgtttctttgtctttaggttgcttttccttttctgtattatGATAGGTACTTGTTATAAACAATGTCTGGCATTCCTGATTTTTATGCCTGAGTATTTATTCCAACCTCTCAAGTccattcataatattttcatgttttcatcATTTATAATCTTTATTTAAAGTGTTCTTTAAACTGTGATATGTGTAAACAAGTATTTGTTAATATGTAAACTTGAAGATAGTGACATTGTTTATAGAGAGTTCTTTGTCTGAACAGAGTGAACCTACATTAAACCCTGTGgtcataaagaattaaaaatgaaaattaattgcaTCTGCACTGTGTTGTCaatctcaatatatttaaaagtgaaattgaAATCATGCAACTATGCTGCTTAAATAAGGTATatgaatcataaaggaaatgaaaaactgtGATGTAGAAGTGTTTCTAGCATGTATTATTTAACATAAATCTGGACATTGTAAATGTAATATGCTAACTGTGGCATCCTGAAAGGTTCAATATCTATCTGTATCTCAATTCGACATCATTCCATCCAACTTTCTGTGGGTTTCTGCCAGATGGTAACATTTTCAGGTTTTGTGATTATTACAAGAATTCATAGCATAAAAATCTAGTTGACATTTCCCCCACTCATCTAACATACTATTAGTGTTCATGTATCTCTGTACAAATTTATGACACTTTTCCAGTAGGTCTCTTTGTATTCATTGTAGACCTATTACGTTGGTTTGAGTTCATGTCATTATTAGTTGCATGTCTTTTTACATATGGagtgttggtttgttttctttggaggggcTGGGGTTGAAACTGAGGGTTTTGTACTTAtaaagcaagcactccaccacatGGTCACAGCTCCAATCCATTCTCATCTGGTTGTTTTTGCTATAGGATCTCAcacactgtttgcttgggctggtcttgagctgtaatcctctgatctcagctctcaagaagctaggattataggtgtaatccACCAGCACCCAGGTCTGCTAACTGAAGATTTAAaaagtttcttacaatatacATAATCCTACCCtttaaaccaaacaaaaattttctGAACACTTGGTCTTTGTCAAGCATTTTGACAAGCACTCAGAAAATAGACATGTGCAAGAACCATGTATTCACTGTGAGGTACAAATAGGAAGGTATTTTTCCATAATATTTCTCCCAAATTCCATGACAGAGATGAAAATTGCATAGAGAGAAGTGGTGGAAGGTGTTTTCTTGAGAAGGTAATGCATACAATTGATATAACAATGAATCAAATATGAACATCATGGTATATGGGCTGTGCTGTTTCAAAGGTCAATGTGATCCTTTGTGTCATTTCACTTGCCAATGGATGTAGGAAGATCTTGCCTATGCATTCCACTTGTAGGGCTTTTCCCTCTTCAAGGAACATCGGAAACTATTTAGGATGGGTGGGAGTTTCTTCATAAGTCACAGACTTACCTGTCCCATTAGAAATCTCATTGTCAGGGCAAGGGATGCAATCAAAGCAACAGGGAGCCTTTCCCTGCTGAGGGGAATTCCTGAATCCAGGTCCACAACTCTTGCTGCAAACAGAGTGAGGATTCTGAGGAAAATCAGATATGTATTGGTGGTTGCTCAGACATTTCCATACTATTTCAAAAATTACAGTGTTTATTGAATTGGATCAATAAGAAATAGTAATTTTCTCTACAAAAATACTTCAAATTCATTGTACATTATTACACTCTAGCCATGACATGACACAATGGCTTATGTGTAAAAGTCTTGGTCACAAGGACTGCTGTTTTTTTAGAAAATATCGATCCTTTAAGCATTGAAACTAGTGGGAGGAAATTTGGTAATTACAAGTATTCAGTTATAAGTGATATTGGTACCCCAGGggcaatcctctctctctcttggtacCTCTGTTGCCATGAGATGTGTACTTGCTATGCTACCTGCTCTAACCATAATGGTCTGCCTTGCCATAGACCTTAAAGGACCAGGCCCAGTTCAAGACGGACACTTTCACAACTCTTAACTGAATAAACCCTTTATCCCTAGAAGttgattttctcattcattttgtcacagtgagagACAGCCAAGAAAAACAGATATTGTGTGTATTTTAGCATTGCAAAATATGAACACAGAAACATGTTGGTAAACAAATGTGTTCCTTTCTCACCCATGAttgaattaataagaaaaatttttaaattggacATTATTAAATGAACATTGCTGGATCATGAATCAATATTAGGAATATTAACTCTGAACAAGTATAGCTTATTGATGTGTGAAATTCAAAGCTTTATGACTTGATCCAACCCACCTCTAAAGTTCGCGAGTTCCACTCTATCAGATCCTCATGTAGAGATAATTGTTGACCATGTAGACCATATGGGGAAAACTTTCCTACTTTCACCTTATGTCTAAGACCTTCTGGAAAATTCCAAAAGTTGAGAATGTCATACTCTGCCtccaatttccttttctcatccaaAGTCACTTGGTCTCCTGCAGGGTTGTTAAACTGAATGCTCTTCATAAAGGGGTGCAGCTAAAAGAGATGCATCATCCTAAGGTGAAGTGGATTCCATGGTTAAGACAGAAAATCTGAACTGAGCAAAGTTCCTAATTGTGTTCATAATGCATTACAGAAATGATGTAGTACAAAGGAAAAGCTAGAGAACTAAAATATCATGATATCAAATGCTGGACACACATCAGAGTATCAAAATTacagtttcaaaacaaaacacctaTGTCACACTTAACTATAATGAGTGATTCTGGGGAATTCGATCATTTTTAACTTCCTGGAAAAACCTAGTTGCAGGTATTTTATGAATGAATCTAGAGATTCAACTATCAAATGGGTTCATTAACACCTAAACtggaattaaataaaatcattaatatAAAATACCCACTACAGCCTCTAGCAGGTCTTAGGTACTCGAagacctcattctctttcttgttATTTAAGAAACTGTTTGTGAAATGTTGGCTTTATCctattgaaaacattttccatgtAGGTTGTTGAAgtcatttaaaacagaaaaccttGACGTGGAActaaaacatatttctttctgACACATGGCTCCCTGGTATTCAAGTATACATCTGCCCAGGTCTAGTTATCTCCTAGGAAGTGAAAAATGTATACTTTCTATTGTGCTTTCTGAAATGTATCACAAACTACTTAGCTTGTCTATGAAATCAGTTCACAAAGAGATGTTCCTGATGTCATGTACCTTCCAATGAAAAAGTCTTTACCTGAGAAGGGGAAAACACCATCCACTTTCCATTTCCCACTGTTTGCATTTGGATTTGATGAAGTAGCATCTCATGAAGGGTGTGGGCCACAGCATACACAGCATTGTAAATATTGTAACTCTCTTCACTCATGGCTGTTTCAAAACGATTCCCAGGCAACCAGGTCAAGGAGGCATTGTGTGGACATTTCTTATAAGTTCCACACTGAGACTCAGAAAATGAGcaatttaaaaacactaaaaatagactaACCAGGTAAAAGTCATCTGGATATTTGGAAGGGTTAGCTGACTggatgaaatttctgaaaccagaAATGTCTCCATGGTGGTGTGAAAAAATGAGTTGTCCATGGAATGAGTCTAAAATGAGATGGATATGACTTCTAATTACATCCCATTGAGAATTCAGGATCCAGACTTTGCCTGTCATTAAAATCTCCCTCAAAGTATTCATTAAAACTTCCAGGAAATCACTGTCACCATAAAGGATTATCACATTTGCTGATGATTTTATAACCTGGTGATGTTTTGACCAGGTTTTTGGGAAAAAGGACACTGTAGAGACTGGGATCATTTCCACAAAGGCTACACAGATTCTATGCTTGTCCATCTCTTCTCTCAGGTCTGAGAGCATCTGAAAACCTCTGTGGTCTTCTGAAATGAAGAGCCCCACCCAGGTCCATCTGAAATGAAGCATCAAGGAGACCATGCCAAGGACCACAGATGTTTCTTTGGGAGCCATCTGATAGAGAGATGTGAACTTGTCATGATCACTCAGGATAGGATCAAAAGACCCAAAGGTAAGCTAAAGGGAGAAGGAAATTGAAGCCACATGAAAAAGAGGACAGTCAAGAAGTACAAGCTGAGGCCTGGTACATACTAAGCCTGAGAAAAGAGGTAGAAAGTAAGGCTTGCTCATTACACTCTATGAGAACTCTCTGGAAAACCATACGTCAGTCTCACAAATCTAAGAAAGCCCTGTGTCTGCTTCAATTTCTCCCTCTTCTGTGTtccaaataaaaggaacatgggTCTTCCACAAACTCTTTGACATTAAGAATGGAGAACTTCATCAAAAcagcctcctccttttcttcttcctgacaCCTGTCAATTGCACGAAAGAAGCCATTGTTTCATCTCTTCCCATCCCACCCACACCCTTACCTGTGGAATTTTGTAGAGCTGCAGCAGTGTCCCAGTATTGGCAGATGTTATCCGTGAAGGTCCTGTAAGTGCTGCTACAGATTTGCTCTCTCTTCTACAGTTGTAATTAGGAACAACTTTGTCAGACAGAAAAAGCCAAAGGAAGGGTGGCTCTAATGTCCTCCATTCAGTGTGTAGGACATTATAAATATCAAATCCCAGAGACATGTTCTGTAGAAGAAGGGGGTTCTTGTTGATCTCCTCAATGGCAAAATCCATGGCAAGTACAAACTGGTAGTTCCTTAAGGAAAGCCTAAATAGAGACCATTGTTTTCTCCATTAGGAATAATAAATATGTGATATGTTTAAATTCAAATCAATGACTTCTCTGCATTGAACACATGTGTCTCTAAAATAATATGTCACATAATCTGTGTCTATGCATATTCATTAAGAATGTAGGTTCTTATTTAAGTTTAGTTGAGGTCATAAAAAATAATCTTCTGTAAATGAGATTCAAGTACTTGTATgaacaaggaaaggaagggagagggagagggagagagaaagaaagtgtgtTGAGACAGAGAAGggtagggagaggaggaaggggaaagcaAGAGTGAAAGGGCTGTAGAGGGACAGGAAGAGggaagatggagagggagagggaagggagagtgagggagaaggaaggggagatgcTTTGTTATCTCAATGCAAATTTGTGGTACATTATGCTTTGTTTTTACTGTGCCACATGTGTGAAAGTGTGTATGTGTTGCTAAATTGACCCAATCTGTTATGTGATTATAAGAAATCACAACTTCTTAACATTCACCTACTCCCTGGGAatacaaattttgtttttgcttgcctAACCACTATCAGAGATTCTTGAGACCTTCAGACTTGAACATATCCATAAACATCAGCCCAGGTGGCCAGTGGTCTTCTTTACAACCAATACTCCAAACTCAGTCTTCATAATGCGGCATGAGACAATGTTTATAG contains:
- the LOC141424262 gene encoding vomeronasal type-2 receptor 116-like — translated: MDFAIEEINKNPLLLQNMSLGFDIYNVLHTEWRTLEPPFLWLFLSDKVVPNYNCRRESKSVAALTGPSRITSANTGTLLQLYKIPQLTFGSFDPILSDHDKFTSLYQMAPKETSVVLGMVSLMLHFRWTWVGLFISEDHRGFQMLSDLREEMDKHRICVAFVEMIPVSTVSFFPKTWSKHHQVIKSSANVIILYGDSDFLEVLMNTLREILMTGKVWILNSQWDVIRSHIHLILDSFHGQLIFSHHHGDISGFRNFIQSANPSKYPDDFYLVSLFLVFLNCSFSESQCGTYKKCPHNASLTWLPGNRFETAMSEESYNIYNAVYAVAHTLHEMLLHQIQMQTVGNGKWMVFSPSQLHPFMKSIQFNNPAGDQVTLDEKRKLEAEYDILNFWNFPEGLRHKVKVGKFSPYGLHGQQLSLHEDLIEWNSRTLENPHSVCSKSCGPGFRNSPQQGKAPCCFDCIPCPDNEISNGTDMDQCVKCADHQYANRDKNHCLQKSVTFLGYEDPLGLALACIAVIFSVLTAAVLVVFMKHRDTPIVKANNRALTYILLISLTFCFLCPLLFIGRPSMATCILQQITFGIVFTVVTSTVMAKTLTVILAFNVTSPGKRMRWLLVSRTPNYLIPICTLIQLTACGIWLGTSPPFIDTDTNSEHGHIIIMCNKGSVVAFYCILGYLIFLAFGSFTVAFLARNLPDTFNEAKFLTFSMLVFCSVWVTFLPVYHSTKGRVMVAVEVFSILASSAGILGFIFGPKCYIILLRPERNTLYGFRNKTHSMYNEGCES